A window of Ruminococcus champanellensis 18P13 = JCM 17042 contains these coding sequences:
- the hisZ gene encoding ATP phosphoribosyltransferase regulatory subunit: MRYYDLITPEGTKDYLFTECAQRRSVEHRIEQIFRSRGFSEVITPVLEFFDVFSHKSAYFPQEQMYKFADSKGRLLVIRPDSTMPIARVVATRLKDAPLPLRLYYNQCVYANTPQLKGRSDQVAQTGIELIGSDSKLADLEVISTALEVLEACAYDTFSLELGDIAVFKELMNQLHTDEETQEQIRSLIEFKNYPALNDLLDTIGDSETVRAVKMLPRLFGGEEVFEKAARYFKGEKMQAILDNLRSVYEDAVRLCENGKVTIDLGMVNRTDYYTGIIIKGYLSGYGDEVLSGGRYDKLIAEFGYDVPATGFAVHVDAISQVYAKHDPQVPVHSDVLIFAGEGCAAQAICRAKKLRAEGLIVELAMQDTVEDARAYARQRGIAKLVIINDEAATEIISG; encoded by the coding sequence ATGAGATACTACGATTTGATTACCCCGGAGGGCACCAAGGATTATTTGTTTACCGAATGCGCACAGCGCCGCAGCGTGGAGCACCGGATCGAACAGATTTTCAGAAGCCGGGGATTTTCTGAGGTCATCACACCGGTTCTGGAGTTTTTTGATGTATTCAGTCACAAGTCCGCATACTTCCCCCAGGAGCAGATGTATAAATTTGCGGACAGCAAAGGGCGGCTGTTGGTGATCCGCCCGGATTCCACCATGCCGATCGCCCGGGTGGTTGCAACCCGGCTGAAGGATGCGCCCCTGCCTCTGCGGCTGTACTACAACCAGTGTGTATACGCCAACACGCCCCAGCTGAAGGGACGCAGTGACCAGGTTGCCCAGACCGGCATTGAGCTGATCGGTTCGGATTCCAAGCTGGCGGATCTGGAAGTGATCTCCACCGCTCTGGAGGTGCTGGAGGCTTGTGCCTACGACACCTTCTCCCTGGAGCTTGGGGATATTGCCGTATTCAAGGAATTGATGAATCAGCTGCACACGGACGAGGAAACCCAGGAGCAGATCCGCAGTCTGATTGAATTCAAGAACTATCCTGCCCTCAATGACCTGTTGGATACCATCGGGGACAGCGAAACAGTCCGGGCAGTGAAGATGCTGCCCCGTCTGTTTGGCGGCGAGGAGGTTTTTGAAAAGGCTGCCCGGTACTTCAAGGGTGAGAAGATGCAGGCTATTCTGGACAATCTCCGCAGCGTGTATGAGGATGCAGTCCGGCTGTGCGAGAACGGCAAGGTGACCATTGACCTGGGTATGGTCAACCGGACGGACTACTACACCGGCATCATCATCAAGGGCTATTTGTCCGGCTATGGGGACGAGGTATTGTCCGGCGGACGGTATGACAAACTGATCGCAGAGTTTGGCTATGACGTACCGGCAACCGGCTTTGCAGTGCATGTGGACGCCATTTCCCAGGTATATGCAAAGCATGATCCCCAGGTACCTGTACATAGTGATGTGCTGATTTTTGCCGGAGAAGGCTGTGCGGCACAGGCAATCTGCCGGGCAAAGAAGCTCCGGGCGGAAGGTCTGATTGTGGAGCTTGCGATGCAGGATACGGTGGAGGATGCAAGAGCCTATGCACGGCAGCGGGGCATTGCCAAGCTGGTAATCATCAACGACGAAGCAGCAACGGAAATCATTTCCGGCTGA
- the hisG gene encoding ATP phosphoribosyltransferase: MEKPLRIALTKGRLEKDTIGLLESLGFDCTAVREKGRKLILPIRDANLEVVLAKAADVITYVEHGVCDMGVVGKDTIMEMNGKFYELVDLGFGKCKFALAGKKGDDFYAGIGVKTIATKYPNVARAFFEAKGMDVEIVKIEGSVELAPLLDLANGIVDIVETGSTLRENGLEVFEDVAPISARLIVNTVSLKLRQAQIESLIEKIEAQLNK; the protein is encoded by the coding sequence ATGGAAAAACCATTGCGCATTGCCCTGACCAAGGGCAGACTGGAAAAGGACACGATCGGGCTGCTGGAATCTCTGGGCTTTGACTGTACCGCAGTCCGGGAAAAGGGAAGAAAGCTGATTCTGCCGATCCGGGACGCAAACCTGGAAGTGGTACTTGCCAAGGCGGCGGACGTGATTACCTATGTAGAGCATGGCGTGTGCGATATGGGTGTGGTCGGCAAGGATACCATTATGGAAATGAACGGAAAGTTCTACGAACTGGTGGATCTGGGCTTCGGCAAGTGTAAATTCGCCCTTGCCGGCAAAAAGGGAGACGATTTTTACGCCGGCATCGGGGTCAAGACCATCGCCACAAAGTATCCAAATGTAGCAAGAGCCTTTTTTGAAGCCAAGGGTATGGACGTAGAAATCGTCAAGATCGAAGGCTCCGTGGAGCTGGCACCCCTGCTGGATCTTGCCAACGGCATTGTGGATATCGTAGAAACCGGATCAACCCTGCGGGAAAATGGGCTGGAGGTCTTTGAGGATGTGGCACCCATTTCTGCCCGGTTGATCGTGAATACGGTAAGCTTAAAGCTGCGGCAGGCGCAGATCGAGTCCCTGATCGAAAAGATCGAAGCACAGCTGAACAAATAG
- the hisD gene encoding histidinol dehydrogenase, producing MMKKIYANGTDEKAFLEQLAKRTGETDKRVSQIVTEIIETVRAGGDQAVQKYTKQFDGELPQYYEVPQEVIEDALNEADEDFVNALLDAMENIADFHNRQRENSFVNALPNGVLLGQRIRGLKRVGLYVPGGTAAYPSSVLMNAIPAKIAGVEEIIMVTPPRKDGTPNPDILVAAAICGVDRVFLSGGAQAIAALAYGTEQIPRVDKIVGPGNIYVATAKKLLYGVVDIDMVAGPSEILVLADDTADPAFVAADLMSQAEHDKLASSILVTTSEKLADAVLVELEKQVQSLSRKEIIEASLRDQGAILICDCVDCAVELANAIAPEHLEVHLQNPMEYLGRLDNAGSVFLGQYASEPLGDYFAGPNHVLPTSGTARFFSPLSVSSFLKRSGYVYYTKEALADAKDDIVLIAEREGLTAHANAIKVRFAKD from the coding sequence ATGATGAAGAAGATTTATGCCAACGGCACCGACGAGAAGGCATTTCTGGAGCAGCTTGCAAAGCGTACCGGCGAAACAGATAAGCGGGTAAGCCAGATCGTAACGGAAATCATCGAAACCGTCCGGGCAGGCGGCGATCAGGCTGTACAAAAGTATACCAAGCAGTTTGACGGGGAACTGCCCCAATATTATGAGGTGCCCCAGGAGGTCATTGAGGATGCGCTGAACGAGGCGGATGAGGATTTTGTCAATGCACTGCTGGATGCCATGGAAAATATTGCAGATTTCCACAACCGGCAGCGTGAAAACAGCTTCGTCAACGCCTTGCCCAACGGGGTTTTGCTGGGGCAGCGAATCCGGGGTCTGAAGCGTGTGGGTCTGTATGTACCCGGCGGCACGGCAGCATATCCCTCTAGTGTTTTGATGAACGCCATTCCGGCAAAGATCGCCGGGGTGGAGGAAATCATTATGGTAACGCCACCCCGGAAGGACGGCACTCCCAACCCGGATATTCTGGTGGCAGCAGCCATCTGCGGCGTGGACAGGGTATTTCTCAGCGGTGGTGCCCAGGCCATTGCGGCTTTGGCATACGGCACGGAGCAGATCCCTCGGGTGGATAAGATCGTAGGACCCGGCAATATTTACGTTGCCACTGCCAAGAAGCTGCTGTATGGGGTTGTGGATATTGACATGGTGGCTGGTCCCAGTGAGATCCTGGTGCTGGCAGATGATACGGCGGATCCCGCATTCGTAGCCGCTGACCTCATGTCCCAGGCAGAGCATGACAAGCTGGCGTCCTCCATTCTGGTCACCACCAGCGAGAAGCTGGCAGATGCAGTGCTGGTGGAATTGGAAAAGCAGGTACAGAGCCTTTCCCGGAAGGAGATCATCGAAGCCTCTCTCCGGGATCAGGGTGCCATTCTGATCTGCGACTGCGTGGATTGTGCAGTGGAGCTTGCCAATGCCATTGCGCCGGAGCATCTGGAGGTACACCTGCAAAACCCCATGGAGTATCTGGGCAGACTGGACAATGCAGGCTCCGTATTCCTGGGTCAGTATGCTTCCGAGCCTCTGGGAGACTATTTCGCAGGTCCCAATCATGTGCTGCCCACCAGCGGCACAGCACGGTTCTTCTCACCCCTGTCCGTTTCCAGCTTCTTGAAGCGTTCCGGTTATGTGTACTACACCAAGGAAGCTCTGGCGGACGCAAAGGATGACATTGTCCTGATCGCAGAGCGGGAGGGTCTGACCGCCCACGCAAATGCCATCAAGGTACGGTTTGCAAAGGATTGA
- a CDS encoding pyridoxal phosphate-dependent aminotransferase, with protein MQYQLNQKLADLVPYDPIQGTYQIRLDANESYISLPGELRRQIGEAVAALPLNRYPDPLSQKVNEAFAAYYGLNPDCITSGNGSDELISIITSCFLESDDTIVTLEHDFSMYAFYSSLYELKVEVCPKRQDLTIDVDRLIAFCKETHAKAVVFSNPCNPTSLGLGRTEIRRLLNALDCLVILDEAYMDFWDQSMLPELSAYDNCIILKTCSKALGLAGIRLGFAVAGKTITRALRAAKSPYNTDMIAQTIGTILLQQPDYLHACTAQITERAKQLYRGITQLQSKYPNILEQVYNSRTNFVYVRTSYDAQLYQMLLDASIAIRRFRGFLRICTGSSEENAALLEALTQSLQTLSAKEESL; from the coding sequence ATGCAGTATCAGCTGAATCAGAAGCTGGCGGATCTGGTGCCCTACGACCCCATTCAGGGCACATATCAGATCCGGCTGGATGCCAATGAATCCTACATTTCCTTGCCGGGGGAGCTGCGTCGGCAGATCGGAGAGGCTGTTGCCGCCCTGCCGTTGAACCGATACCCGGATCCTCTGTCCCAGAAGGTGAATGAAGCATTTGCAGCTTACTACGGGTTGAATCCGGATTGCATCACCTCCGGCAACGGGTCGGATGAATTGATCAGCATCATCACCAGCTGTTTTCTGGAAAGCGACGACACCATTGTAACCCTGGAACATGATTTTTCCATGTATGCTTTTTACAGCAGTCTGTATGAGTTGAAGGTGGAGGTTTGCCCCAAGCGGCAGGATTTAACCATTGACGTGGACAGGCTTATTGCCTTCTGCAAGGAAACCCATGCAAAGGCAGTGGTTTTCTCCAACCCATGCAATCCCACTTCTCTGGGGTTAGGTCGTACTGAGATCCGCCGTTTGTTGAATGCACTGGATTGCCTGGTGATCCTGGACGAAGCGTATATGGATTTCTGGGATCAGAGTATGCTGCCGGAGCTTTCCGCATATGACAACTGCATTATTCTCAAGACCTGTTCCAAGGCGCTGGGGCTTGCCGGGATCCGGCTCGGGTTTGCTGTAGCCGGAAAGACCATCACCCGGGCGCTTCGTGCGGCAAAATCCCCCTACAATACGGATATGATCGCCCAGACCATCGGCACCATTCTGTTGCAGCAGCCGGATTATCTCCATGCATGCACAGCACAGATTACAGAGCGTGCAAAGCAACTGTATCGGGGAATCACGCAGTTACAATCTAAGTATCCTAACATATTGGAACAGGTGTACAACAGCCGCACAAACTTTGTCTATGTGCGTACCTCGTATGATGCACAGTTGTATCAGATGCTGTTGGATGCGTCCATTGCTATCCGCCGGTTCCGGGGCTTTCTGCGGATTTGTACCGGCTCATCGGAGGAGAATGCAGCATTGCTGGAGGCACTGACCCAAAGCCTGCAAACACTTTCTGCCAAGGAGGAGAGCCTATGA
- the hisB gene encoding imidazoleglycerol-phosphate dehydratase HisB yields MRTGAVDRNTRETQIHIEVLLDGKGTAQIDTGIGFFDHMLTALSAHSGISMVIHTKGDLYVDSHHTVEDTGIVLGEALKQALGDKSGICRYGTAYIPMDESLAFASLDISNRPFLVWNGSFATPMIGAFDTNLAEEFFRAFAFHAGITLHVNMLYGSNDHHKCEAAFKAVAHALKAAIAENETGTVLSTKGAL; encoded by the coding sequence ATGAGAACAGGAGCTGTAGACCGGAATACCCGGGAAACCCAGATTCACATAGAAGTGTTATTGGACGGAAAGGGCACAGCCCAGATCGACACAGGCATTGGTTTTTTTGACCATATGCTCACTGCCCTGTCCGCCCACAGCGGCATCAGCATGGTGATCCATACTAAGGGGGATCTGTATGTGGATTCCCATCACACGGTGGAGGACACAGGCATCGTACTGGGGGAGGCGCTGAAGCAGGCACTGGGAGATAAGTCCGGCATCTGCCGATACGGCACGGCGTATATTCCCATGGACGAGTCCCTGGCGTTCGCCTCCCTGGACATCAGCAACCGCCCCTTTCTGGTGTGGAATGGCAGCTTTGCCACCCCCATGATCGGCGCATTCGACACCAATCTGGCGGAGGAATTTTTCCGTGCCTTTGCCTTTCATGCGGGTATTACCCTGCATGTGAACATGCTGTATGGCAGCAACGATCATCACAAGTGCGAGGCAGCCTTCAAAGCGGTTGCGCATGCACTGAAAGCGGCGATTGCGGAAAACGAAACCGGTACAGTACTTTCCACAAAGGGGGCATTGTAA
- the hisH gene encoding imidazole glycerol phosphate synthase subunit HisH, translating to MIAVIDYGAGNIFSVENALRYLGQEHILTDDPDTIRQADAIILPGVGAFPSAMQMLHAHGLTELLQQQAKEKPFLGICLGMQMLFEKSYEFEPCEGLGLLPGTVERIPDHGLVIPHMGWNKLDQKLDCPMLKDLPEDAYVYFVHSYQAMCPDSVIAASCEYGSTIPALVYDGAYVFGAQFHPEKSGEIGLQMLRNFAALA from the coding sequence ATGATTGCAGTGATCGATTACGGGGCAGGAAACATTTTCAGCGTAGAAAATGCTCTGCGATACCTGGGACAGGAACACATATTGACAGATGATCCGGACACCATCCGCCAGGCGGACGCCATCATCCTGCCTGGAGTGGGGGCGTTCCCCAGTGCCATGCAAATGCTCCATGCCCATGGACTGACGGAGCTTTTACAGCAGCAGGCAAAAGAGAAGCCCTTTCTGGGGATTTGCCTGGGCATGCAGATGTTGTTTGAGAAGAGCTATGAATTTGAGCCTTGCGAGGGGCTGGGACTGCTGCCGGGAACGGTGGAGCGGATCCCGGATCACGGGCTGGTGATTCCTCATATGGGCTGGAACAAGCTGGATCAAAAGCTGGACTGCCCCATGCTGAAGGATCTGCCGGAGGATGCATATGTGTATTTTGTGCATTCCTATCAGGCTATGTGCCCGGATTCGGTGATTGCCGCGTCCTGTGAATACGGCAGCACCATTCCCGCTTTGGTATATGACGGAGCATATGTATTCGGCGCCCAGTTCCATCCGGAAAAAAGCGGCGAGATCGGGTTACAGATGCTGCGGAACTTTGCGGCGTTGGCATAA
- the hisA gene encoding 1-(5-phosphoribosyl)-5-[(5-phosphoribosylamino)methylideneamino]imidazole-4-carboxamide isomerase encodes MIILPAIDIKDGKCVRLWKGDFQTAEQVAESYMDTAQGFAEAGAQWIHMVDLDGAKSAQPVNADIFLDVAKHTPLKVELGGGIRSLDTVESYLSEGISRVILGSIALKNPRIVKEAVAEYGDRIAVGIDAKNGKVAAEGWLDASDVDYIALAREMIRAGVGTFIFTDISKDGTLSGVNAEQLSALADATRGQCNIIASGGVHTIEDIRICREMGLYGTICGKSLYKGTLDLREAIAEAQPENQTN; translated from the coding sequence ATGATTATTTTACCAGCAATCGATATCAAGGACGGCAAATGTGTCCGGCTCTGGAAGGGGGATTTCCAGACTGCGGAACAAGTGGCAGAAAGCTATATGGACACTGCCCAGGGCTTTGCGGAGGCAGGTGCCCAGTGGATCCATATGGTGGATCTGGACGGGGCAAAATCCGCACAGCCGGTCAACGCTGACATTTTCCTGGATGTAGCAAAGCATACGCCGCTGAAGGTGGAGCTCGGAGGCGGCATCCGTTCTCTGGACACGGTGGAATCTTACCTGTCCGAGGGTATCAGCCGGGTGATTCTTGGATCCATTGCTCTGAAAAACCCCCGGATTGTCAAGGAAGCGGTGGCAGAATACGGGGATCGAATCGCAGTGGGGATCGATGCCAAAAACGGCAAGGTAGCCGCAGAGGGCTGGCTGGATGCTTCCGATGTGGATTACATTGCTCTTGCCCGGGAAATGATCCGTGCCGGAGTGGGTACCTTCATTTTCACGGATATTTCCAAGGACGGCACGCTGTCCGGCGTCAATGCGGAACAGCTGTCTGCTTTGGCGGATGCCACCCGTGGGCAGTGTAATATCATTGCCAGCGGCGGTGTGCATACCATTGAGGATATCCGCATTTGCAGGGAGATGGGGCTGTACGGAACCATCTGCGGCAAGTCCCTGTATAAGGGTACGCTGGATTTGCGGGAAGCCATTGCTGAGGCACAGCCTGAAAATCAAACTAACTGA
- the hisF gene encoding imidazole glycerol phosphate synthase subunit HisF → MLAKRIIPCLDVRNGKVVKGVNFQGIQDVGDPVECAAEYNRQGADELVFYDITASHEGRGVILDVVRRAAQQVFVPLTVGGGISTIDDFRETLRAGADKVSINSSAVKNPKLIAEAADIFGSQCVVVGVDAKRNGTGGYTVYVNGGRIDMHLDLIQWVKEIQRLGAGEICLNSIDADGTKAGFDIEMLNAVCDAVKIPVIASGGCGSLSDFSDVFEQTGATAALAASLFHFKELTVQQVKTHLKQQGIAVR, encoded by the coding sequence ATGCTTGCAAAACGAATCATCCCCTGCCTGGATGTACGCAACGGCAAGGTGGTCAAGGGCGTGAATTTTCAGGGCATCCAGGACGTAGGGGATCCGGTGGAGTGTGCAGCGGAATACAACCGGCAGGGTGCTGACGAACTGGTGTTCTATGATATCACCGCTTCCCATGAGGGGCGGGGCGTGATTCTGGACGTGGTGCGCCGGGCTGCCCAGCAGGTATTCGTCCCTCTCACCGTAGGCGGCGGCATTTCCACCATCGACGACTTCCGGGAGACCCTGCGTGCCGGTGCAGACAAGGTTTCTATCAACTCCTCCGCCGTAAAAAATCCGAAGCTGATTGCAGAGGCGGCGGATATTTTCGGCAGTCAGTGCGTAGTGGTGGGCGTGGATGCAAAGCGGAACGGCACTGGCGGCTACACAGTGTATGTAAACGGAGGGCGGATCGATATGCATCTGGATCTGATCCAGTGGGTCAAGGAGATCCAGCGCCTGGGGGCAGGGGAGATCTGTCTCAACTCCATTGATGCGGACGGCACAAAGGCTGGCTTTGACATCGAGATGCTGAATGCCGTGTGTGATGCGGTCAAGATCCCGGTGATCGCCAGCGGCGGCTGCGGCAGCCTGTCGGACTTTTCTGATGTGTTTGAACAGACAGGAGCAACCGCTGCCCTGGCGGCTTCCTTGTTCCATTTCAAGGAGCTGACCGTGCAGCAGGTCAAGACCCATTTAAAGCAGCAGGGCATTGCCGTGCGGTAA
- the hisI gene encoding phosphoribosyl-AMP cyclohydrolase codes for MNLDQYFQKAELIPAIVYEASTGQVLMLAYMNRESMQKTLETGYTWFWSRSRQELWNKGATSGHLQKVLTIDADCDNDTLLVTVEQTGAACHTGHHSCFYTRIYERQTEE; via the coding sequence ATGAATCTGGATCAATATTTTCAAAAGGCGGAGCTGATCCCTGCCATCGTGTATGAGGCAAGCACCGGGCAGGTTCTGATGCTCGCATATATGAACCGGGAAAGCATGCAAAAGACTCTGGAAACCGGATATACCTGGTTCTGGAGCCGCTCCCGGCAGGAGCTATGGAACAAGGGGGCGACCTCCGGACATTTGCAGAAGGTGCTGACCATTGACGCAGACTGCGACAATGATACCCTGCTTGTCACGGTGGAGCAAACCGGTGCTGCATGTCATACCGGGCATCACAGCTGCTTCTACACAAGAATTTATGAAAGACAGACGGAGGAATGA
- the hisE gene encoding phosphoribosyl-ATP diphosphatase — MSNNVLEDLYQVVLDRKAQYASSGESADEIKKKSYTCYLFSQGENKILKKCGEECTEMVIAAKNHDNNELKNEISDLLYHIMVLCAEENLPFSEVEAVLEERSKKIGNLKVFKQVDHET; from the coding sequence ATGTCCAATAACGTATTAGAGGATCTGTATCAGGTGGTACTGGACCGGAAGGCCCAGTATGCGTCCAGCGGCGAATCCGCTGATGAGATCAAAAAGAAGTCCTACACCTGTTATCTGTTTTCCCAGGGAGAGAACAAGATCCTGAAAAAATGCGGCGAGGAATGTACCGAAATGGTGATCGCCGCAAAGAATCATGACAACAACGAGCTGAAGAATGAAATTTCCGACCTGCTGTATCATATTATGGTACTGTGCGCTGAGGAAAACCTGCCCTTTTCAGAGGTGGAAGCAGTCCTGGAGGAGCGCAGCAAGAAGATCGGCAATCTGAAGGTATTCAAGCAGGTAGATCACGAAACCTGA
- the yunB gene encoding sporulation protein YunB — MRYRRTRRPRKRILVGVLLLCGLILWILWLGIRIREPFSAACTHVIRQDATRILVESTEHALQQTREEQGEFAAIVKNESGEIVSVELLSGAVSRFQNQVTGRVNEALNQYASSRVSVPLGSASGMTLLAGRGPNVQVQVRPAGSVQTELLTQFTQAGINQTCHQILLRLTLTLDVAAPLQCQPVTVTYTCLLSETIIVGKTPDGIWAL; from the coding sequence ATGCGGTATCGCCGAACCCGTCGTCCTCGAAAACGGATCCTGGTGGGTGTGCTTTTGCTTTGCGGGTTGATCCTGTGGATTTTATGGCTGGGAATCCGGATTCGGGAGCCCTTTTCTGCCGCTTGCACCCATGTGATCCGGCAGGATGCCACCCGGATCCTGGTGGAAAGCACGGAACACGCCCTACAGCAGACCAGGGAGGAGCAAGGAGAGTTTGCAGCCATTGTGAAAAACGAATCCGGCGAGATCGTCTCCGTGGAGCTGCTGTCCGGAGCGGTAAGCAGATTTCAGAATCAGGTGACCGGCAGGGTGAATGAGGCGCTGAACCAATATGCATCCAGCCGGGTTTCGGTTCCTCTCGGATCGGCAAGCGGCATGACGCTGCTTGCCGGCAGGGGACCCAATGTACAGGTGCAGGTGCGGCCGGCTGGCAGCGTACAGACGGAGCTTCTGACCCAATTCACCCAGGCTGGCATCAACCAGACCTGTCACCAGATCCTGCTGCGGCTGACGCTGACGCTGGATGTGGCAGCGCCCTTGCAATGTCAGCCGGTGACGGTTACATATACCTGCCTGTTGTCGGAAACAATTATCGTAGGAAAAACGCCCGATGGTATCTGGGCACTGTAA
- the ligA gene encoding NAD-dependent DNA ligase LigA — translation MDFEQAKLRLAQLTKEIEQHNYAYYVLDAPTIEDCDYDALMRELKAIETEYPQLLSPHSPSQRVGGMALSDFQKVTHTVQMGSLRDVFSFEEVAAFVAECQQKLDAPRFTVEPKIDGLSVSLLYENGVLTCGSTRGDGFVGEDVTGNIRTIRSIPLRLEDAPALLEVRGEVFMPRDSFLKLVEQQELADEQPFKNPRNAAAGSLRQKHAEVTAKRRLDIFVFNVQQMTGGLHGTHAESLTWMRKLGFKTVEFRLCETYQEIREQISRIGEERAKLPYDIDGVVIKVNDLAQRQVMGATTKVPKWAVAYKFPPEEKETRLQKIEVNVGRTGAITPVAVFDPITLAGTSVSRAVLHNQQFIADKDIRVGDMIRVRKAGEIIPEVLASVSHQPDSVPYTLPTHCPVCGTEAVRDPEESVLRCPNTDCPAQLLKNVIHFASKGAMNIDGMGPAIAQALLDNGKIRSVADLYTLTMEDLLSLDRFAEKSARNLLDAIEKSKSAPLDRVIFGLGIRGIGQRAAVLLCDRFPSVEQIMNASVEQLAEIDGFGSIMAESVVQAFREPHRVALVQRLQACGVTMQYQAAQAQDQRFVGMTFVLTGTLPTMKRDEAKKLIESFGGKVSGSVSKKTSVVVAGEDAGSKLMKAESLGVEVIDEAELLRRTGA, via the coding sequence ATGGACTTTGAACAAGCAAAGCTGCGGCTAGCCCAGCTGACCAAGGAGATTGAACAGCATAATTATGCCTACTATGTGCTGGATGCCCCCACCATTGAGGACTGTGACTATGATGCACTGATGCGGGAGCTGAAGGCCATTGAAACAGAGTATCCCCAGTTGCTCAGTCCCCATTCCCCCTCCCAGCGGGTAGGCGGCATGGCACTCAGCGATTTTCAGAAGGTGACCCATACGGTTCAGATGGGCAGTTTGCGGGATGTATTCTCCTTTGAGGAGGTTGCGGCTTTTGTGGCAGAGTGTCAGCAGAAGCTGGATGCCCCCCGGTTTACGGTAGAGCCGAAAATCGATGGTTTGTCCGTATCCCTGCTGTATGAAAACGGGGTGCTGACCTGCGGTTCCACCCGGGGGGACGGCTTTGTCGGGGAGGATGTGACCGGAAATATCCGGACAATCCGATCCATCCCCCTGCGGCTGGAGGATGCACCAGCCTTGCTGGAGGTGCGTGGTGAGGTATTCATGCCCCGGGACAGCTTTTTGAAGTTGGTAGAGCAGCAGGAACTTGCGGACGAGCAGCCCTTCAAGAATCCCAGAAATGCGGCAGCCGGATCTCTGCGGCAAAAGCATGCGGAGGTTACAGCAAAACGACGGCTGGACATTTTTGTGTTCAATGTGCAGCAAATGACAGGCGGACTCCACGGTACCCATGCGGAATCTCTGACCTGGATGCGGAAGCTGGGCTTCAAAACGGTGGAGTTCCGGCTTTGTGAAACCTACCAGGAGATCCGGGAACAGATTAGCCGCATCGGAGAGGAACGTGCCAAGCTGCCCTATGATATTGACGGCGTAGTCATCAAGGTCAATGACCTTGCCCAACGGCAGGTGATGGGTGCCACCACCAAGGTGCCCAAATGGGCAGTGGCATACAAATTTCCGCCGGAAGAGAAGGAAACCCGGCTGCAGAAAATTGAGGTGAATGTTGGGAGAACCGGTGCCATTACGCCGGTAGCGGTGTTTGATCCCATCACCCTTGCAGGCACCAGCGTCAGCCGGGCAGTGCTGCACAACCAGCAGTTTATCGCCGATAAGGACATTCGGGTGGGAGATATGATCCGGGTGCGAAAGGCGGGGGAGATCATTCCGGAGGTACTGGCTTCCGTATCCCATCAGCCGGATTCGGTGCCCTATACATTGCCCACCCACTGTCCGGTATGCGGCACGGAGGCTGTCCGGGATCCGGAGGAAAGTGTGCTGCGCTGTCCCAATACGGACTGTCCGGCACAGCTGTTGAAGAATGTGATCCACTTTGCCAGCAAAGGGGCAATGAACATTGACGGCATGGGCCCCGCCATTGCGCAAGCGCTGCTGGACAACGGAAAGATCCGCTCCGTTGCGGATCTGTACACTTTGACCATGGAGGATCTGCTGTCCCTGGATCGCTTTGCAGAGAAATCCGCCCGGAATCTACTGGATGCCATTGAAAAATCCAAGTCGGCTCCCCTGGATCGGGTGATCTTCGGGCTTGGCATCCGGGGCATCGGACAGCGTGCAGCAGTATTGCTTTGCGATCGTTTCCCCAGTGTGGAGCAGATCATGAATGCCTCTGTGGAGCAGCTTGCTGAGATTGACGGCTTTGGAAGCATTATGGCGGAGAGCGTGGTGCAGGCGTTTCGGGAGCCGCACCGGGTGGCATTGGTGCAGCGGCTGCAGGCATGCGGTGTGACCATGCAGTACCAGGCGGCGCAGGCACAGGATCAGCGTTTTGTGGGCATGACCTTTGTGCTGACCGGCACGCTGCCTACCATGAAACGGGATGAAGCGAAAAAACTGATCGAATCCTTTGGTGGCAAAGTATCCGGCAGTGTATCCAAGAAAACCTCGGTGGTGGTTGCCGGAGAGGATGCGGGCAGCAAGCTGATGAAAGCGGAAAGCCTTGGCGTGGAAGTCATTGATGAAGCTGAGCTGCTGCGCCGGACGGGAGCATAA